The genomic window TGATAATGGACTTCTAGTGggaagctgctcctgccactgcctGTGCAGTGTCTGGAATATCTCTGACCCTAGTGAAACCTAGGCTGGGTAGTAGTAAGATAGCACCCTGAAGTGGAAACAAGCAGTGTGTGGAGGAAATGACTGTTGAGTGTGCAAAACAGTCAGGGATCCTCAGGGATGAAGAGAGTTATGATACCTCAAAATGTGTGtctgtatggccagacttcacgaatgcagatttgggcagggctctccccatgtgggtgtgcccttccagcctgcacagtggatttttaggtgaggcacagcgtgcgcagaactggccccaccgtttaagtcctgaggtccatctgccatggccgagcgagcttggacagtgacagtgaagtcctcaggactatCTACAGCAtctggtactaaccggggctgaccctgctgagcatctgagatgtgacaggatgggatggcagggaggcattgaactgccaggggacggtccccactgagcctcaaactcaggtccttgggattcagactccagagtgctctccattacaccacgggaccaccctcCACAAAATGCTACGATACCTCAAAATGCTTTGCAAACATGGGGAATGGGGGaagaacagggaagaaaagTAGAAGGTACTGCAAACCAGTGCCAAGTGTCCCACATCCCAACACtaattccagcagctccaagcCCCCTAAAGGTAAGCATGGCTACTAAGTGACATTGGTATGACATACATCTTTCTCCTGTATGGTGCACTCCTTGCAGTAGTAGGCGTCGGACACTCCCGGGCCCCCGCAGATCACACAGCGCCCCTGGTACGAGCCGTAGTTACACTCATCACAAATGCGCACCAGAGTGCAGGGACGCACGTAGGAGTCACAGATCACACATTTGCCATCACCTGCAAGCACAGCAGAGCCTCTGGTTACAGAACGTCCTTTTCTCCACCTCCACATCGAAGAGAAAAAGCTTCCTAGTGAAAGAACTTGCCTGTACACTCAAAGGCAATGCAACTGAACTGCAGAAATGGATCTTGCACAGGGCACAACTTTGTATTTGCACAAAGACTTGAGAGGAACAAGGGCCAGAAGCCTGAAACATTTGagggtttttaatttattcatacACTAACAATCAGAGAAGAAACCCAAAGTTACTTTTTTGTGATTAGCCAACACTTGCTTAGATTGTACCATTACTTTTCCTCTCCAACTTCTGGATATTTCAGTTGCAAAACAAAGTGCCAGACTGACAGGACTAATGTCCTCACAtacacagaagcagcagtgtAAGCTACTCCCAGAGTTCCACTTCAACAAAAGTATGGAGTTACTACCCTTAATGAGAAGAGGCTGTACTCATGATCCCTCTAATCCTCCATCTGTGAGAAGGCTAAAGAAAGGGCAAACTGGCATAAACAGCTatttcacagagctgctcttgctCTCGCACAAGGAACTGGGCGAAATTCAAGTACTCATATCATACAGGCAAGGAGCCATCAGATGCCACTGAcagtttctgctgtgctggacctTATCCCAAACACTGACCTATGGATGAAAGGCTTCATATCCTATTACCAGTTCCCAAGGCATCTAATCCTGACTCCCACAAACAGCTCACCCAACCTGCTCTTAAATCTCCAGCATGACAGCCCTCAACTACTGCCAATGGGAATCTGTTTCACTGCCTGATGCTCTTTTGCTTCAAACTGCTCTTCTCCCACTGTacttattttcatattatttttgaGTGACAAACTACTCACCTTATTTGTTTTGCTCCCCCACAAGGATCTAATAACAGAGTATAcactttcttcccttttgcaGCTGAGCACTGGCATTTgattctgtggggttttttcccctgctctgtctCTAGAGGTTCTCCCTCCATTTTTCCTTCTAGAGCTGGAGGGAACCTTTCTCAAGGTATGATGAAGCCAGGTTCCAAAAACGCATTTTTGTCCCTCGCTGTGAAATGACCAGGGTGATATTTTTGTATTACAGATTCCAAGGCCCCAGTCAAGCAGCCACCACAGCCTCAGCCACTGGAAATGCTGGCAGCACACACCCTAGAACTGCCTTTCTGTGACAGTTCATTTGAGCTCATAACTTTTAAATTACTCCTTGAGCTACAGTTGCAACATGCAGGTAACTGTTCCCCTCTCAAAGAATGACAACAAGTTTGTGGTTAAAGCAAAAACAGAATCCAAGCTGCATGCTTTAACCACAACACCATGTTCTCAAGCTATACTTACATTTTTCACAAAGTCTTCCAATTGCTGttaaaaaacagagagaaaaaaaattagttgagacagaagcaggagaaaaatctAAGTAACTACAAAGCTTCAATGTGATCAGATAAACCACAGAAAGAGTTGAGCATAAATACAACATATTTATAATAAACAATATATATCCTCCTAGAGACATTTACCAAGATCAAGGGTTAGATGCACAGTGAATGCACAATGACACCCATTGGCAGTACGAAAACCTGCATTCA from Pithys albifrons albifrons isolate INPA30051 chromosome 3, PitAlb_v1, whole genome shotgun sequence includes these protein-coding regions:
- the PHF5A gene encoding PHD finger-like domain-containing protein 5A, with product MAKHHPDLIFCRKQAGVAIGRLCEKCDGKCVICDSYVRPCTLVRICDECNYGSYQGRCVICGGPGVSDAYYCKECTIQEKDRDGCPKIVNLGSSKTDLFYERKKYGFKKR